One region of Zingiber officinale cultivar Zhangliang chromosome 7B, Zo_v1.1, whole genome shotgun sequence genomic DNA includes:
- the LOC122004594 gene encoding probable inactive leucine-rich repeat receptor kinase XIAO: MTLNWDFMVISSSSKHAIVIFAALILLSNRANCDDSLHANKGNTCLESERRALIAIKSDMYDPGEWLSSWTGYDCCKWRGVACDNVTGFVTSLDLHYPFEYNPRVGISSNPYEYYLWAEIDFYPYDYNPWVVERIGASKVNPSLFELKHLRYLDLSFNNFSYAHVPPMNASLVHLEYLNLSNAFFYGLIPPVLGNLSHIQHLDLGNCYTYPSLFSNNLSWLSNLNSLQYLDMSCVHLSKATNWLHQINLIPTLQVLILRRASLPCVPPSLPTFNLTSLTMLDLSRYEGNISASMLRWLSNASNLEHLDLSECMRVFDVKGLPVALGALHNLRKLVLVHTQLAGEFSTILKNVSRMLQYLDLRWNFLLSGEISTILSILPHQLEFLALHDNNIYGRIPEMLGNYTSLRYLTMSYTRITGDIPRTIGKLIHLEYLDLFGNHITGEMPLSLGNLTNLVFLCLSGNNITGPILESVGNLVSLKILALSENKITGEIPKTLGSLQNMLILDLQGNFLTGQIPTTIGKISNLRYLDVSENHLTGEIPATIDKIFNRIFNLRYLDVSGNHLIGEIPTTIDTIFNLRYLDVSENHLTGEIPTTIDRIFNLRYLDVSENHLTGEIPRTIDRIFNLRYLDVSENHLTGEIPKTFSRLCNLWMLDLSLNNIIGELADLLDGLSNCPQGAALSSLRIADNNLNGIIPSNLGLLAQLEELDLSSNSLQGHFRAMFQDYTNSNPCHDNNLQCAMAPMGSYRPKDKILITAKGSTYEYIRILSLVTSIDLSHNNLSGEIPNELMMLRDLHFLSLSNNHLTGIIPENIAVLTELFSLDLSMNNLTGTIPSNLSALNFLSHLNLSFNNLSGRIPTGNQFLTFDDPAIYAGNKDLCGWPLPECPSDEAQRGPLHARDDDDGNGSKLEKVLDYAFIAMGFIVGFWAYWGAMIMKKSIRIALFQMVDRIYDYVQLAVKFVR, translated from the exons ATGACTCTTAATTGGGATTTCATGGTAATTTCTAGTTCCTCAAAGCATGCTATAGTTATCTTTGCCGCTTTAATACTGTTGAGCAATAGAGCAAACTGTGATGATTCTCTACATGCCAACAAGGGGAACACCTGCCTAGAGAGTGAAAGGAGAGCTTTGATTGCCATCAAGAGCGATATGTATGATCCTGGCGAGTGGTTGTCTTCATGGACCGGCTATGATTGCTGCAAGTGGAGAGGAGTTGCTTGCGACAATGTTACTGGTTTTGTCACTAGTCTTGACCTTCACTATCCCTTTGAATATAATCCACGGGTGGGGATTAGTAGCAACCCCTATGAATATTATCTTTGGGCGGAGATTGATTTCTATCCCTATGATTATAATCCATGGGTAGTGGAGCGTATTGGTGCGAGCAAGGTAAATCCTTCTCTGTTTGAACTGAAGCATTTGAGATActtggatttgagctttaatAACTTCTCATATGCCCATGTGCCTCCCATGAATGCCTCACTTGTGCACTTGGAATACCTTAACCTCTCCAATGCCTTTTTTTATGGATTAATTCCTCCTGTATTAGGGAATCTTTCCCACATACAACACCTTGACCTTGGAAATTGTTATACATATCCAAGCCTATTCTCAAACAACTTGAGTTGGCTCTCCAACTTaaattctctacaatatctcgaTATGAGTTGTGTCCACCTCTCTAAAGCAACCAATTGGCTCCACCAAATTAATTTGATTCCTACTCTACAAGTGTTGATTTTGAGGCGTGCAAGTCTTCCATGTGTTCCACCTTCATTACCCACATTTAACCTCACATCCCTCACCATGCTCGATCTCAGTAGGTATGAAGGGAACATCAGCGCTTCCATGTTGAGGTGGTTGTCTAATGCCAGTAATCTTGAACACCTCGATCTATCTGAATGCATGAGGGTGTTTGATGTAAAGGGGCTACCAGTTGCTTTGGGGGCTCTGCATAATTTGAGGAAGCTAGTTTTGGTCCATACTCAACTAGCAGGAGAATTTTCTACAATTCTGAAGAATGTTAGCAGAATGTTGCAATATTTAGATTTGCGATGGAATTTCTTATTATCTGGAGAAATTTCAACAATTTTGTCGATCCTTCCGCACCAACTGGAGTTCTTAGCATTACACGATAACAACATCTATGGGAGAATCCCAGAGATGTTAGGGAATTACACAAGCTTGAGATACTTGACTATGTCCTACACTCGAATAACTGGAGATATTCCAAGAACAATAGGGAAACTTATCCATTTGGAGTATCTTGATTTGTTTGGAAATCATATAACAGGAGAGATGCCGTTGAGCCTCGGCAACCTTACGAATTTGGTATTTCTATGTTTGAGTGGAAACAATATCACAGGACCAATACTAGAGAGTGTTGGTAATTTGGTTTCCTTGAAGATTTTAGCTTTGTCTGAAAATAAGATTACTGGAGAAATACCAAAGACTTTGGGGAGTCTTCAAAATATGCTAATATTAGATTTACAAGGCAACTTTCTCACTGGGCAAATACCAACAACGATTGGCAAAATTTCTAACCTGCGTTATTTGGATGTATCAGAGAACCACTTAACTGGAGAAATACCAGCAACGATTGACAAAATTTTCAACAGAATTTTTAACCTGCGTTATTTGGATGTATCAGGGAACCACTTAATTGGAGAAATACCAACAACGATTGACACAATTTTCAACCTGCGTTATTTGGATGTATCAGAGAACCACTTAACTGGAGAAATACCAACAACGATTGACAGAATTTTCAACCTGCGTTATTTGGATGTATCAGAGAACCACTTAACTGGAGAAATACCAAGAACGATTGACAGAATTTTCAACCTGCGTTATTTGGATGTATCAGAGAACCACTTAACTGGAGAAATACCAAAGACTTTTAGCCGCCTATGCAACCTATGGATGCTAGATCTGTCATTAAACAATATCATCGGAGAGTTAGCAGATCTACTTGATGGCTTATCTAATTGTCCACAAGGAGCAGCGTTATCATCCTTACGCATTGCTGACAATAATTTGAATGGAATTATTCCATCCAACCTTGGACTGTTAGCTCAATTAGAGGAACTGGACCTCTCCTCAAATTCTCTGCAAG GACATTTCAGGGCTATGTTTCAAGATTATACCAATTCTAACCCATGCCATGATAATAATCTTCAATGTGCAATGGCACCTATGGGCTCTTATAGACCAAAGGATAAGATCCTAATAACTGCCAAAGGATCAACCTATGAATACATTAGAATTCTCTCCCTCGTGACCAGCATAGACCTATCGCATAATAATCTTTCTGGTGAAATCCCAAACGAGCTAATGATGCTTCGTGATTTGCACTTCCTAAGCTTGTCCAACAATCACTTGACCGGTATAATTCCTGAAAACATTGCCGTTTTGACAGAGTTATTTTCTCTTGACTTGTCAATGAACAATCTCACTGGCACAATTCCCTCCAACTTATCTGCTCTAAACTTTCTCAGTCACTTGAATCTCTCTTTCAATAACTTGTCCGGAAGAATTCCAACCGGGAATCAATTTTTAACCTTCGATGACCCTGCGATATACGCTGGCAACAAGGACCTTTGTGGTTGGCCACTACCCGAGTGTCCTAGTGATGAAGCCCAGCGAGGTCCACttcatgcaagagatgatgatgatggtaaTGGCAGCAAGCTTGAAAAAGTTCTGGATTATGCCTTCATTGCTATGGGATTTATAGTCGGATTTTGGGCATATTGGGGCGCAATGATTATGAAAAAGTCCATCAGAATTGCTCTCTTCCAGATGGTGGACAGGATTTATGACTATGTGCAACTCGCAGTGAAGTTTGTAAGGTGA